One Streptomyces umbrinus genomic window, ACACAACTTCCTCACCCTGCCCTACCCGCTGGAGGACATGCTCGCCGAAGCCCGCGGCTACCGGCTGTCCATGCTGCTGGCCCACCAGCACCTCGCTCAGCTCCCGCGCGACCTGCGCGAGGGCATCTCCGCCAACGCCCGCAACAAGGTCTTCTTCAACGCCTCCCCCGAGGACGCCACTTCGCTGGAGCGCCACACCCTGCCGACGCTGGCCGCGCACGACCTCGCCCACCTCGGCCCCTACCAGGCAGCCGCCCACCTCCTTGCCGGCGGCGCAGAATCCGCCGCATTCACCCTCACCACCCGCCCCCTGCCACCGTCCGTGCCCGGCCGCGCCAAAGACCTGCGCGCGGCAGCCGCCTCCCGGACCGGACCCCGCCCGGCCACCCGCCCCTGATTCACATCTCCGTACGCATCCGCACGCACCCGGTGGTGAATCTGTCATGACCGCACTGCCCCGCCCCGCCTACGGCCCCGGTTCCCGCTACACCGCCCGCGCCGCCACCACCCGCCCGCGCCCCGCCCGGCACACCGACATCGCAGCACTCACCCGCGTCCTCACCCACCGCGACCTGTGGCTGGTGAGGATGCTCCACGAACACCGCGTCCTGACCACCCACCAGATCGCCGCCCTCGCCTACACCTCCTTGCGCTCCGCACAGCGGCGCCTGCGCACCCTGCACCGGCACGCCGTCCTCGACTCCTTCCGCCCCCTCACCCAGAACGGATCCGCCCCCGAGCACTACACCCTCGGCCCTGCCGGCGCCGCCCTGCTCGCCGCCCACACCGGATGCGACCTCGCAGACCTCGGCTGGCGTCCCAGCCACACCGGCCGCATCGCCTACTCCCCTTCCCTCGGCCACGACCTCGGCGTCAACGAACTCCTCACCCACCTCGCCGCCCGCACCCACACTGCCCGGGACGCCGCACTGGCCCTGTGGCTCTCCGAGCACTCCTGCGCCCGCCGCTGGGGCGACATCGTCCGCCCCGACGCGTACGCCCACTGGCAGGAGGGCAACCACCTTCTGCCGTTCTTCCTCGAATACGACACCGGCAGCCAGCCGCTGGCCCGCGTCGAGGTGAAACTCGCCGGCTACGCCGCCTTCACCAGCGCCACGAGCAGCCGCCCGGCCCTGCTCATCCACACGCGCACCGCCTCCCGCGACCAAGCTCTGCGCCGCCGCCTCGCCGCCCCCGCACGCGAGATGGGCCTGACCATCGCGACCTCCTCCGCAGACTTCACAACGTCCACTCCGTGGGGTCCCTGGTGGAGTCCGCTTCAGCCCGCAGACACCCGGCGCACCACCCTCAGCCACCTCGCCGCCCGCTGGACTCACCTCGAGGCGGCCGCCGGACTGGAGCCGACGGATGCCGACACCGCCCTCACCCTCCCGGTTCCCCCACTCCCACCCACGCCCAACTCGGCATCATGAGCTCCCTGTTCGCCAAGGCCGCCGGCGGCATCGGGTGCACGGTCCTCGCGCTGCCCCTGCTGGCCGCGCTCGTCGTGGCCGCGCTGCTCGGCAGCGCGCCACCCGGCGCCGGCGTGTCGGCGGCGCCGAGCAGACGAGCCCTCGCCGATATCCCGCCCTACCTGCTCGCCCTCTACCAGCGCGCGGCCCCCGAATGTCCGGGCCTGTCCTGGAGCGTCCTCGCCGCGATCGGGAAGGTCGAGACCGACCACGCCCGCCACCCCACCATGGTGTCCTCGGCAGGAGCCGTGGGGCCCATGCAATTCCTGCCGTCCACCTTCAAGGCATACGCGCACCCCGTGCCACCCGGCGGAAAGAAGCCACCGACGCCCTGGGATCCGGTCGACGCCGTCCACGCCTCCGCCCGACTACTGTGCGCCAACGGCGCGAGGAACGGCCGCAACCTGCGCCGCGCCATCTGGCACTACAACCACAGCGACGCATATGTGGACCAGGTACTGAAGATCGCAGACGGGTATGCCACCGCACCCGCCGCCACTGGCGCCGCGACCGCAGCGGTCGCCTTCGCCCACGCCCAGCTCGGCACCCCGTACGTGTGGGGCGGCAACGGCCCCGCCGACGGCGGCTTCGACTGCTCCGGGCTCACCCAGGCCGCCTACCGCACCGCCGGGATCACCATCCCCCGCGTCGCCCAGACCCAGTACAACCACGGCCCCCGCCTCCCGAGAGGCGCACAACTGGCCCCAGGGGATCTGCTGTTCTTCGGCACCAGCCCCGGCAACATCACCCACGTCGCGCTCTACACCGGCCACGGACAGGCCATCGACGCACCACGCCCCGGCGCCGTCGTCCGCCAAGGCCCCGCGAACACCAACACCGCCGCCTTCCAGGGCGCCACCAGGCCCGCGGCGCCAGGCGGTGGTGGCCGGTGAAGCAGGTTGCCGCCCGCGAAGCCATCGGCCTGCTCAAGTCCATGACCCGCGTGCTGTGCGCCGTCGGGATCCTGGCTCTGGTCTTCACCACGGTCAACGTCACCCGCTTCGCCACCAGCCGCGACGTCCCCCTGCCCATCGCGGTTCTTCTCGACCCGATGATCGGCACCGCGCTCGCCGGTGTCCTGTACGTGGACGCACGCCTGGCCGCCTGGGGGATCAGCCCGCCGGCCTGGTCGACCGCGCTGCGCTGGGGCGCCGGATGTACCGCCGCCTTGATGAACTCCTGGGAGTCTCTGTGGCCCGACGGGCAGATCGGCTGGCCCCGGCGGGCCGATCCGGCAGCCGTGCTGCTGCACCTGACCCCGGCCCTGCTCCTGATCGCCCTGACGGAAACGATCGCCGCCTACCGACGGACCGTCACCGACCTCCTGGACCGCATCGGCTCCACCGATCCTCCCGAGCAGCCCACCTCGCCCGCCACCGCCGCACACCGATCGGCCAGGGAGCACATCGATCCGCGCACCACCGATCCCGATCCGCTCAACACTCCCTCCCCAGAGGGCAGATCCGACGCCGCGCCCGCAACAGCCAACAGTCCCGCCACCGGCGTCAGCCACGACACGCCCCACGCAGGCGTCGACACACCCCGCATGCAGCCCGTGGCACCCAAACCCCCAGGGCGCGGCGACACAGCGTCAAACGCCGACGTGTGGCCGCGCGCCGTCGCACTGGACGACGCGGCCCGCGCCGCCACCGGGAAAGCGGTGAGCGTCTGGAAACTGCGCACCGATCTGCGCATCGGCCCACGACGCGCCCGACAACTGAGCGAGCAGCTCCTGAGCCACCACCCCAACCCAACGTCCTCGGCCAGATGAACTGCCCCGCTCCGCCATCCGATCAGCCCTTCCCCAAACCGATCCGATCCGTCGCACGGAATCTCTCAACGCCCGCCCACCGATCGGCACACCAGCTCTCACCGGCCCGCACCCGTTCCACCCGAAGACCGAGACACCGCTCTGAGCTGGCCCGATCCGGACGTGATCGAGCCGCTTGACTTCCCGGCGGAGCAGAGCGTCCATGGTCGTGGCCAGCGAACCGAGCGGGTTCCTCAACCCTGAACCCGCTCGCACCACGGCCACGTTCGCCCGGGACAAACGCGATGCGCACGCGCCCGGCGAACCCCCGCAACCCGCACACGCGGGTCCGCACCCCGGCCGGGGACCTCAATCGCCAGACACCATGGAAACGAGGTTCCCTCATGTCCGACACCGCCATCGACGCCACACGTACGCTGCACGCAGTCCCCACCCCCGAGCCGCTGACCGGACTGACCGGCGCAGCCGCCGCGATCTACACCGCGCTGGCCTGCCTCACCGAACCGGTCACGGCCGCCGAACTCGCCCTAGGCGCAGGCGTTGGCCGCTCCACCGCCGGAAAGGCCCTCACCACCCTTGAAGAACAAGGCCTGGCCGTACGCACCCCCGGCGGCCACGACGGCCCCCGCCGCACCCCCGACCACTGGCGCGCCGCGGCCACCCAGGCAACCAGCAACGGCGACGGCCCCAGCGATCAGGAGCCCATCAGCGCCCAGCCGGAACCTCCCATCGCAGACAACTCGGAGCCGGTCGGCAACAGCATCGACCGTGAGGGTGCCCCTGCTGCCGAGACCACACCCGACAGCCCTGCTGCACCGGATGACAGCAGCGCGGAGGCCGTCACCGCCTCGGTGACCGAGGCGCCACAGGACACCGCGGGCGACGAGGATGGCTCGCACGCCGAGGGCGGCAGCGACGACTCGGAGGACGAGGACACAGCTGCCCCGCAGGCCAACACGGTGCAGCCGGCGCCACCGGCAGAAGCGATCACCCTGCCGGGTGAGAGGAAGCGGCTCGCACCCGGTGCACTGCGACAGATGGTCATCGACCACCTTGAGGCGCATCCCGGTGAGGCGTTCACCGCCACCAAGATCAGCCGTGTGATCGAGAAGTCCTCGGGCGCCATCGCCAACGCACTGGTCACCCTCGCCAGGCAGGGCATCGCCGAGCAGGTGACCAACAAGCCGCTCACCTACCGTCTGACAGCGCCGAAGGGCGACTGACGGCCGACCGGCCATAGCAAACCGGACTGGTTCCCACGGGGGTTGGGAACCAGCCCGGCTGCATTTCGAGTCTTCCACACCCCATGGCTGCGGTCGGGGAGGGCAGGGGCTCGGTGGCTGATTTCCTGAGCCCGATCGTGGCCGTGGTGTCAGCGGCAATCGCCGTCTACGCGGCGTACTGGGCCCGGCGCTCCGCACGCGGCACCTTCGCGCACGCGGCGTACGAACTGGCGCGCGCCTTGCACACGGACCACACCGCCGGGGCGGCCACCGCCCAAGCGCGGGAGGCGCTGGAACACTTCCTCAGCACAGCCCACTATCGCTAGCCCGGCCCGGACAGTCTCCCGCCCGCCGTAGGAACGTGCGAGGTCCTGGGCGTGTACTTCACGCTGCTGTGGTGCTTCGCGCACATCCTGATCGGCCGTCGCAGCCTCACCTGCCAGCAGGACTGGAACGACACCGGCCCAGCGGTGACCGTCCTCGACCACCTGCTCACCTGGCGTCTGAAGGGCTGGGCGGAGCGTCGGCCGGCCATGCGCGCGGCCCTCAAAGCACCTGGCTGGGTATCGGATCTGCGCGATTACGACTCCCTGGGCAGCTTCTGCGACCACCGGCCCCAACGAGCGCATCGCCCTGTTGCGCACGCTCATCCGCGAAAAGGACGGCCGGGGTATGGGCGTGACCTGACGGACAGCATCTGCCCCTCCCGGAGCGCGAGGGGCAGCACTTGGGTCCGGTCACGGGCCGGTGCGAGCCAGTCCCTCCTTGCCCCACGCCACCAGGGACGAGTGCACGTATCCGGTGACGCCGGTGTGCTTCATCGTGACCTTGACCCACGTTCCGTCGCCTTCGGCCCAGCCGTGCGCCGTGCAGGTGTTTCCCCTGTACGCGGTGCCGAGCGCCGCGGCGTTCGTGCGGGGCTTGGCACGCACCGTTGCCGAGGAAGCAGTGATACGGCAGAAGTCCTTCTTGGCGGCCACCGATCCGGCAGGCACCTGTACCGGTGCCGCGGCGGCAGCCGCAGGAGTCGATAGCGCGAACAGCGGGGCGGCGAGCATGCTCGCGGCGATCAGCGAGGAGTGGCGGCGGTGCAACAGGCGTTCCTTTCCAGCGGGTTCAGCAGACGGACTGAAGAATGCCCGATTCTTACACCTAATCCACCATCTTAGTATCTCTACAGGCGTGTTACGCCGATTAAGTAGACCTCGCCCTGCTTCGCGTATACGCCTCTTACGTGGGGGACAACCAGCGGACATGCCCCAGCCCGCCGCGTGCGGGCCGCGGAGCGGAGCGCCGCGTCGCGTATGACTTCGACCAGAGGAGCAGGAAAATGACCCCGTCTCGCGTGCGACGCCGTCTGCGCCCAACCGCCGTCGGGCTACTGGGCTTTGTCGCATGGTGCGGGATGCTTGGCCCGGCAGCACCGGCCGAGGCGCACGCCCAGAGCCAGGCTGAAGCGACGCACTGCAAGATTCGGATCACGGGCGAGAAGGTCGCCGTACGCATGCCGCAGGGCGACGCCAAGGTCGCCCGGCCTGACTCCCCCGTCGTGCGCTACGTCCACCGCGGCGACGTGATCCGCAACAACTTCTGTCTCATCGCCCGCGGCCGCACCATGAGTGGGCCGCTCTACCGCAAGTGCGACAAGGACGGCTACAACTGGTACATCGTCGTAGGCGGGCAGGTCCCGGTGACCTGCGCCAAACGCGTCAAGTAGGGCCGGAGTTCACAGGGGCACTCGACGGGCGCAGACCGGGTACTCCACTGCGCCCTGTCGGTGCGCCGGCTGTGAGCCGCAGCGGTTGGTGTTCCGGTCTCGCGCCGACGGTCTGCCCCACCGAGATCCAGTGGATCCACTTCGCCGGGGCGCGCCGTCACAGGTTCATCGGCACCGTGAATGCCGCCATGGTGGGTGTTCAACACCGGGAAACCTCATGCGTGCGGGTCGTCATGGCGGCGTGACCTCAGTCAGCGTGCCCAGGGCGCGCGCCAGGCGCAGGGCGAGGCTGCGGCCCTGGTTGGGGCCGTCCGCGAAGCCGCGGCAGATCGCCGGGGACTCGCTTCCGAGAGTTTTGTGGCACACCACATGCCCCTCCGCCTGCTGCGCCTGGCTGACCATGCCGACGACGCGGCCCGATTGCAGGTCCATCAGATTGCCCGGACGGAAGATGCAGGTCGTACACATCTCGGCGCACAGCCGTACGGCGCCGGTGAGCGGATCGGCGACATCGGCGTACGGCCCATTGTCCTCGGGCTCGACGCCATCGTCGTAGGTGAGGCTCCGCTGCGGCGATTCGCTGTGACTGTGTGCGGTGCGCCGGTTCATCGCCGTCCTCCGCACCCTGCGTGCCCACAACCGCCGCAGAACCCGCCGCTGTTGCACGGACACGGGCAGCGTCCCGGTACGCCGCGCCGGGCGGCCGGTCGGCTGACCGGCGCTTGGAATCGTGCGGTGGTGGGTGGCGGGGTGTCGTCGGGGTCGGGTGCGGTGCGCCGGACGGCCGCCTCGAGCAGGCAAGTGCGGGCCGACCGGGGCAGGCGGTCGAGTGCCTGAAGGCAGCAGTCCAGGTGCGGGTCCTCCGGCCTTACGGGGGTACGGGTGCAGGCCAGCAGGTGTGCGGCGGAGTCCGCCACGAGCCAGGCGAGGGCCAGCGGGTCCAGGCTGCCGCGGTCCTCGACCGGCAGGTGGTCCGCCGCACGTACCAACAGCGCGGTGAGGGAAGGGACGTCATCCTCCTCAGCCGTGGCAAGGAGTGCATGGGCGTGGCCGAGAAGCTGGTGCACCAGCAGGGGACGCTGTGGCTGACGGCTACCGGGCATGGGTGGAAGTCCTTCCAGGAGAGCGGGGCGGTGCGGCGCCCCGGCCCGATGTGAGGGCGGGTGGGGGCGGGGGCCCGGTGTGGGCCCCCGCGTGGTCAACTGCGCTGGGTCACACTCCGGTGCGCCGCGTGGCGGCCTGATAGCTCTCCAGGACGAAGGTGAGTTGGTTCATCTGCTGGGCGAAGCGTGCGGCGTGGAGGTCGGTGGCGTGGCCGGTGTTGGTGAGCAGGCCGGTGACCGGGACGAAGGCCGGGTCCACGCGGGGGTTGAGGGTGTTGTCGATGCGGTCGCGTACGTGGGCGGCGTGGCGGCGCAGTTTGCCGTGGAGTCGGTCGGCCTCGCGGGCGGTGTTGCAGACCAGATCGGCCAGCTCTGCCAGGGCGGTGCCGCGCTCCTGGCGCTGGCTGCCGAGAAGCCGGTAGCCGTCCTCCCCGAGGGTCACGCGGAGGGCATCGGCCCCAGGCGAGCAACGAAGAGTGGAGTCTGAACCCGGCGAGATGGAAGGGATATTGGCCGGGGCGGCGGTGCCACGGATGCCACTGATGCTGTCGGTCATGGCGGTTGAGATCCTTTCTTGTGGAGCGGGTGGTGGGGGTTTAGAGGGTTTCGCCGTAGCGGCAGGTGCTGGTGTGGCCGTCGTCATCGCTGAAGGTGTCCGGCAGCGTGTCCGTGTGCAGCGCGTCCTCGGGCGTCAGCGGGGCACGGGCCAGGTGGGTGCCGAGATCGGCGAGGTGCCGGATGGTGGCGAGCGGGACCTGGCCGGTGCATTGGGGGCAGGGGCCGAGCAGTTCCAGCGGCTCGTCGTCGTAGATCGGGAAGCGGGCGAGGAAGACGTACTTCTCACTCGTGTCGGGGCAGGTGGCGGTGGCCAGCACGGGTTCGCCGGGGGTGGTACGGCGGCGCAGCCAGTCCGGGGCGGTGGTGATCTGGTCCAGCCCGAGTCCGAGGGCGGCGGCCAGGCGTACGGCGGTGCGGGCGTGCTCTTCGCCCCGGTAGGGGCCATGTGGGCTGATCGCGGTGGTGTGGCGGATGAACACGGCGGCGGCGTGGGCGCGTTCGGCGAGTGACGTCATGGGATTCGGTCCCCTTCACGGTGGAGGCGGGTGTGCGGCGGGGTGCCGCCCCCCGGCGGATGCCGGGGGCGGCAACGGGTCAGGGCTGGGTGGTGGCCAGGGCGGCGGTGGCGGCCTGGCCGATCGCTG contains:
- a CDS encoding replication-relaxation family protein; protein product: MTALPRPAYGPGSRYTARAATTRPRPARHTDIAALTRVLTHRDLWLVRMLHEHRVLTTHQIAALAYTSLRSAQRRLRTLHRHAVLDSFRPLTQNGSAPEHYTLGPAGAALLAAHTGCDLADLGWRPSHTGRIAYSPSLGHDLGVNELLTHLAARTHTARDAALALWLSEHSCARRWGDIVRPDAYAHWQEGNHLLPFFLEYDTGSQPLARVEVKLAGYAAFTSATSSRPALLIHTRTASRDQALRRRLAAPAREMGLTIATSSADFTTSTPWGPWWSPLQPADTRRTTLSHLAARWTHLEAAAGLEPTDADTALTLPVPPLPPTPNSAS
- a CDS encoding C40 family peptidase, which encodes MSSLFAKAAGGIGCTVLALPLLAALVVAALLGSAPPGAGVSAAPSRRALADIPPYLLALYQRAAPECPGLSWSVLAAIGKVETDHARHPTMVSSAGAVGPMQFLPSTFKAYAHPVPPGGKKPPTPWDPVDAVHASARLLCANGARNGRNLRRAIWHYNHSDAYVDQVLKIADGYATAPAATGAATAAVAFAHAQLGTPYVWGGNGPADGGFDCSGLTQAAYRTAGITIPRVAQTQYNHGPRLPRGAQLAPGDLLFFGTSPGNITHVALYTGHGQAIDAPRPGAVVRQGPANTNTAAFQGATRPAAPGGGGR
- a CDS encoding extensin; translated protein: MKQVAAREAIGLLKSMTRVLCAVGILALVFTTVNVTRFATSRDVPLPIAVLLDPMIGTALAGVLYVDARLAAWGISPPAWSTALRWGAGCTAALMNSWESLWPDGQIGWPRRADPAAVLLHLTPALLLIALTETIAAYRRTVTDLLDRIGSTDPPEQPTSPATAAHRSAREHIDPRTTDPDPLNTPSPEGRSDAAPATANSPATGVSHDTPHAGVDTPRMQPVAPKPPGRGDTASNADVWPRAVALDDAARAATGKAVSVWKLRTDLRIGPRRARQLSEQLLSHHPNPTSSAR
- a CDS encoding MarR family transcriptional regulator — translated: MSDTAIDATRTLHAVPTPEPLTGLTGAAAAIYTALACLTEPVTAAELALGAGVGRSTAGKALTTLEEQGLAVRTPGGHDGPRRTPDHWRAAATQATSNGDGPSDQEPISAQPEPPIADNSEPVGNSIDREGAPAAETTPDSPAAPDDSSAEAVTASVTEAPQDTAGDEDGSHAEGGSDDSEDEDTAAPQANTVQPAPPAEAITLPGERKRLAPGALRQMVIDHLEAHPGEAFTATKISRVIEKSSGAIANALVTLARQGIAEQVTNKPLTYRLTAPKGD
- a CDS encoding SH3 domain-containing protein, which translates into the protein MHRRHSSLIAASMLAAPLFALSTPAAAAAAPVQVPAGSVAAKKDFCRITASSATVRAKPRTNAAALGTAYRGNTCTAHGWAEGDGTWVKVTMKHTGVTGYVHSSLVAWGKEGLARTGP